From the Chitinolyticbacter meiyuanensis genome, one window contains:
- a CDS encoding Hpt domain-containing protein, giving the protein MADRDESVIERIEAELASVEAMMAQLRSQVGMDLRAELIAAFVPLLQDTLSRLPPALAGGDADSVIRLSHKLKGAALQLGAERLASGCQQIEAAGRQGQLQLAEATFAGVRDLSHGLLLGFSAH; this is encoded by the coding sequence ATGGCTGATCGGGATGAGAGCGTGATCGAGCGGATCGAGGCAGAGCTGGCCAGCGTCGAGGCCATGATGGCGCAGTTGCGCAGTCAGGTCGGCATGGACCTGCGCGCCGAGCTGATCGCCGCCTTCGTACCCTTGCTGCAGGACACGTTGAGCCGCTTGCCGCCCGCCCTTGCCGGTGGCGATGCCGACAGCGTGATCCGGCTGTCGCACAAGCTCAAGGGTGCCGCGCTGCAGCTGGGTGCCGAGCGGCTCGCCAGCGGCTGTCAGCAGATCGAGGCGGCCGGCCGCCAAGGCCAGTTGCAGCTGGCGGAGGCGACCTTCGCTGGCGTGCGCGATCTGTCGCATGGGCTGTTGCTGGGCTTCAGCGCGCACTGA
- a CDS encoding (2Fe-2S) ferredoxin domain-containing protein, with protein MGYYQHHVFFCLNERPEGERQSCNRCGASELQAYAKDRIKILKLSGPGKVRVNKAGCLDRCEEGPVMVIYPEETWYTYIDREDIDEIINEHIVNGRVVERLKL; from the coding sequence ATGGGCTACTACCAGCACCACGTGTTTTTCTGTCTGAACGAGCGCCCCGAAGGCGAGCGCCAGAGCTGTAACCGCTGCGGCGCCAGCGAACTGCAGGCCTATGCCAAGGATCGGATCAAAATCCTGAAGCTCTCCGGGCCGGGCAAGGTGCGCGTAAACAAGGCCGGTTGCCTTGACCGCTGCGAGGAAGGCCCGGTGATGGTGATCTACCCGGAAGAGACCTGGTACACCTACATCGACCGCGAAGACATCGACGAGATCATCAACGAGCATATCGTGAACGGCCGTGTCGTCGAGCGGCTGAAGCTTTGA
- a CDS encoding acylphosphatase, with amino-acid sequence MIAIRLQIEGRVQGVGFRFAACLEAERLGVAGWVRNRHDGSVELHAEGEEPLVEALAQWAHHGPPGARVEKVQRTSAQSEDLGSFRELPTI; translated from the coding sequence ATGATCGCGATCCGCTTGCAGATCGAAGGAAGGGTGCAGGGTGTGGGCTTTCGCTTCGCCGCCTGCCTGGAAGCCGAACGCCTCGGCGTGGCAGGTTGGGTACGCAACCGGCACGACGGCAGCGTGGAGCTGCACGCTGAAGGCGAGGAGCCCTTGGTGGAAGCGCTGGCGCAGTGGGCGCACCATGGCCCACCGGGGGCGCGTGTCGAAAAAGTGCAGCGTACCTCGGCCCAATCGGAGGACCTCGGCAGCTTTCGCGAGCTGCCGACGATTTAG
- a CDS encoding trimeric intracellular cation channel family protein encodes MPTLPVPQFDWFTHIGTAAFAFSGYLIGARKRFDLLGVLILALLTAIGGGVLRDVLVNRIPQIFIDSAPLYTIFASLLAAWVLKLHQQRTGLLQRAFIVADSIGLVAFSIAGAQIGIALELNLFGVCFLGFVTAVGGGLVRDMMVNDVPFILHEDFYGTVALLMAGLVYLLTQYQMFNPLTMWLLFGCGLALRLIAHVSDLKLPRLDE; translated from the coding sequence ATGCCCACACTTCCCGTTCCCCAGTTCGATTGGTTCACCCACATTGGCACCGCTGCGTTCGCGTTCTCCGGCTACCTGATTGGCGCACGCAAGCGTTTTGATCTGCTGGGCGTGCTGATCCTGGCGCTGCTCACTGCCATTGGCGGCGGCGTGCTGCGTGATGTGCTGGTCAATCGCATCCCGCAGATCTTCATCGATTCCGCGCCGCTCTACACCATCTTCGCCTCTCTGCTGGCGGCCTGGGTGCTCAAGTTGCATCAGCAGCGTACGGGCCTGCTGCAACGGGCATTCATCGTGGCCGATTCGATTGGGCTAGTTGCCTTCAGCATCGCTGGTGCCCAGATCGGCATCGCCTTGGAACTCAATCTCTTTGGCGTGTGTTTCCTCGGCTTTGTCACCGCGGTCGGCGGCGGGCTGGTCCGCGACATGATGGTGAACGATGTGCCATTCATCCTGCACGAGGATTTCTACGGCACCGTCGCGCTGCTGATGGCGGGGCTGGTCTACCTGCTGACCCAGTACCAGATGTTCAACCCGCTGACCATGTGGCTGCTGTTCGGTTGCGGGCTGGCGCTGCGGCTGATCGCGCACGTGAGCGATCTCAAATTGCCAAGGCTGGACGAATGA
- the ggt gene encoding gamma-glutamyltransferase, whose translation MRSKVLLGTVLLMAAFATWAKQPVATGHGGAVATISDEASQAALAILNAGGNAVDAAVAATAVLGVTDPFSCGIGGGGFMLIYSAKDKRVIALDHRETAPAYFSPTVFQVDGKELEWDAAVPTGLSVGVPGTVRGWHEALSRYGTMSFSQVLKPAIRVAEQGFAVSENFNRINALNEAKFSRFTSTSQLYLKDGKALPVGSRFRNPDLANTYKLLAKGGVKAFYEGALARDVVRAVNQPPATPGVKVLSAQMTLNDFKDYEARLRQPIESTYRGYAFYGMPMPSSGGIAIAEALNILENFDLKSLPRAEAEHLYLEASRLAFADRNAYVADGEFLDVPKAGLLSKAYAKERAKLIDPKATQGKRNAGDPYPFQNDLSVPLRPQVKLAAEPAHTTHLTVSDREGNVVAYTFTIEDWGGSGIVVPGRGFLLNNEMTDFEFSGPHPNVPEAGKRPRSSMSPTIVLKDGKPAFTIGSPGGSTIITTVLQTVVNHVDLGMSLADALAAPRLSQRNGDKTQVEKLLNFIGSDQAKALEAYGHQWSETDQVGAANGIRFNDDGTVTAVSEPLRHGGGSALVQKQ comes from the coding sequence ATGAGAAGCAAGGTACTGTTGGGTACGGTATTGCTGATGGCGGCGTTTGCCACTTGGGCCAAGCAGCCGGTGGCAACCGGTCACGGCGGGGCGGTAGCGACGATTTCGGATGAGGCAAGCCAGGCGGCGTTGGCCATCCTCAATGCTGGCGGCAACGCGGTCGACGCTGCCGTTGCGGCGACCGCGGTGCTGGGCGTGACCGATCCGTTCAGCTGCGGCATCGGCGGTGGTGGTTTCATGCTGATCTATTCGGCCAAGGACAAACGTGTGATCGCGCTCGATCATCGGGAAACAGCGCCCGCCTATTTCAGTCCGACCGTGTTCCAGGTCGATGGCAAGGAGTTGGAGTGGGACGCCGCGGTGCCCACCGGGCTGTCGGTTGGTGTGCCGGGCACGGTGCGCGGCTGGCATGAAGCGCTATCGCGCTACGGCACGATGAGCTTCTCGCAGGTGCTCAAGCCCGCGATCCGGGTGGCGGAGCAGGGCTTTGCGGTGAGCGAGAACTTCAACCGCATCAACGCGCTGAACGAAGCCAAGTTCAGCCGCTTCACCTCCACTTCGCAGCTCTATCTGAAGGACGGCAAGGCGCTGCCGGTGGGCAGCCGCTTTCGCAATCCCGATCTCGCCAACACCTACAAGCTGTTGGCCAAGGGCGGTGTGAAGGCGTTCTACGAAGGCGCGCTGGCACGCGATGTCGTGCGCGCGGTGAACCAGCCGCCGGCCACGCCAGGTGTGAAGGTGCTTTCCGCGCAGATGACGCTGAACGACTTCAAGGACTACGAGGCAAGGCTGCGCCAGCCGATTGAATCGACTTACCGCGGCTACGCGTTCTATGGCATGCCCATGCCTTCCAGTGGCGGCATCGCCATCGCCGAGGCGTTGAACATTCTGGAAAACTTCGATCTCAAATCGCTGCCGCGCGCTGAGGCGGAGCACCTGTACCTGGAGGCATCGCGCCTAGCCTTTGCCGACCGCAATGCCTATGTGGCCGATGGCGAGTTCCTCGACGTGCCCAAGGCCGGGCTGCTGTCCAAGGCCTATGCCAAGGAGCGCGCCAAGCTGATCGATCCCAAGGCGACGCAGGGCAAGCGCAACGCCGGCGACCCGTATCCGTTCCAGAACGATCTGTCGGTGCCGCTGCGCCCACAGGTCAAGCTGGCGGCGGAACCGGCGCATACCACTCACCTGACGGTGTCAGACCGCGAAGGCAATGTGGTGGCCTACACCTTTACCATCGAGGACTGGGGCGGTAGCGGCATCGTGGTGCCGGGGCGGGGCTTCCTGCTCAACAACGAGATGACGGACTTCGAGTTCAGCGGCCCGCATCCCAACGTGCCCGAGGCCGGCAAGCGCCCGCGCTCGTCGATGAGCCCGACCATCGTGCTCAAGGATGGCAAGCCAGCCTTCACCATCGGCTCGCCGGGTGGCTCGACCATCATCACCACGGTACTGCAGACCGTCGTCAACCATGTCGACCTGGGCATGAGCCTCGCTGACGCACTGGCCGCACCGCGGTTGAGCCAGCGCAACGGCGACAAGACGCAGGTGGAGAAGCTCCTGAACTTCATCGGCAGCGATCAGGCCAAAGCATTGGAAGCCTACGGTCACCAATGGAGCGAGACTGACCAGGTCGGGGCCGCCAATGGCATCCGCTTCAATGACGATGGCACGGTCACGGCCGTTTCGGAGCCGCTGCGCCACGGAGGCGGCAGCGCGCTGGTGCAAAAGCAATAG
- the metG gene encoding methionine--tRNA ligase yields MPRKILVTSALPYANGAIHLGHLVEYIQTDIWVRFQKMRGHTCHYVCADDTHGTPIMLRAEKEGISPEALIERVHGEHLRDFTGFHVEFDNYYSTNSEENRQYAYRIYDALKSNGKIVNRTISQLYDPVKNMFLPDRFVKGECPKCAAKDQYGDNCEVCGTTYSPTELKNPYSAVSGATPVLKDSEHYFFKLGDCEDFLRGWTRGSAAVDGAERPRLQEGAANKMQEWFEAGLTDWDISRDAPYFGFEIPDAPGKYFYVWLDAPVGYMASHRNLCDRLGLDFDSYWNKDSDAELYHFIGKDILYFHALFWPAMLEYSGFRTPTGINAHGFLTVDGAKMSKSRGTFITAESYLRHLNPEWLRYYFAAKLNSAIEDIDLNLEDFAARVNSDLVGKYINIASRAAGFIAKRFGGQLAQELPEHELVFDPQVAEKLNTEALGGIFETTALQKKLYIPGQSGRRLLQNLQGTAVEIAAHFESREYAKAIRVTMALADSVNQYVDENKPWELAKQEGQDQKLHEVCSVLINAFRLLTIYLKPVLPKLAADVEAFLAIAPLSWADADSLLLGHTINVYNHLMTRVDPKAIEAMIEENKQSLAPAAAEAAAPTLDYEVPPIADTISIDDFMKIDLRVAKIVEAKAVEGADKLVSLMLDIGTETRHVFAGIKSAYKPEELQGRLTVMVANLAPRKMKFGMSEGMVLAAGGDGGLYILNPDSGAKPGMRVK; encoded by the coding sequence ATGCCACGCAAGATCCTCGTCACCTCCGCCCTGCCTTACGCCAACGGCGCCATCCATCTTGGCCACCTCGTCGAATACATCCAGACCGACATCTGGGTCCGCTTTCAGAAGATGCGCGGCCACACCTGTCACTACGTCTGCGCCGACGACACCCACGGTACGCCCATCATGTTGCGCGCAGAAAAAGAAGGCATCAGCCCGGAGGCCCTGATCGAGCGCGTGCACGGTGAGCACCTGCGTGATTTCACTGGTTTCCACGTCGAATTCGACAACTACTACAGCACCAATTCCGAGGAAAACCGGCAATACGCCTACCGTATCTACGATGCGCTGAAATCGAACGGCAAGATCGTCAATCGCACCATCAGCCAGCTGTACGACCCGGTGAAGAACATGTTCCTGCCGGACCGCTTCGTGAAGGGCGAATGCCCCAAGTGCGCGGCCAAGGATCAGTACGGCGACAACTGCGAGGTCTGTGGCACCACCTACAGCCCGACCGAGCTGAAGAACCCCTACTCGGCCGTCTCCGGCGCCACGCCGGTGCTGAAGGACTCCGAGCACTACTTCTTCAAGCTGGGCGATTGCGAGGATTTCCTGCGCGGCTGGACCCGTGGCTCGGCCGCCGTCGACGGCGCCGAGCGCCCTCGCCTGCAAGAAGGCGCCGCCAACAAGATGCAGGAATGGTTCGAAGCCGGCCTCACCGACTGGGACATCAGCCGTGATGCGCCCTACTTCGGCTTCGAGATCCCCGATGCGCCGGGCAAGTACTTTTACGTGTGGCTCGATGCCCCGGTCGGCTACATGGCCAGCCACCGCAACCTGTGTGATCGCCTGGGCCTCGACTTCGACAGCTACTGGAACAAGGACAGCGACGCCGAGCTGTATCACTTCATCGGCAAGGACATCCTCTACTTCCACGCGCTGTTCTGGCCGGCCATGCTGGAATACAGCGGTTTTCGCACGCCCACCGGCATCAATGCCCACGGTTTCCTGACCGTCGACGGCGCCAAGATGAGCAAGAGCCGCGGCACCTTCATCACCGCCGAATCGTACCTGCGCCACCTCAACCCGGAATGGCTGCGCTACTACTTCGCCGCCAAGCTCAATTCGGCGATCGAGGACATCGACCTCAACCTGGAAGACTTCGCCGCCCGGGTGAACAGCGATCTGGTGGGCAAGTACATCAACATCGCCAGCCGCGCCGCCGGCTTCATCGCCAAGCGCTTTGGCGGGCAGCTGGCGCAAGAATTGCCTGAGCACGAGCTGGTGTTTGATCCCCAAGTCGCAGAGAAATTGAATACTGAAGCGCTTGGTGGGATTTTCGAAACCACGGCACTGCAGAAGAAACTTTATATCCCAGGCCAATCTGGACGTAGATTGCTCCAAAATCTACAAGGTACCGCAGTTGAAATTGCGGCGCACTTTGAATCTCGCGAGTATGCAAAAGCCATTCGCGTAACGATGGCCTTGGCAGATTCGGTTAATCAGTACGTGGATGAGAACAAGCCTTGGGAGCTGGCGAAGCAGGAAGGCCAAGATCAGAAGTTGCATGAGGTGTGCTCGGTGCTGATCAACGCTTTCCGCCTGCTCACCATTTATCTGAAGCCGGTGCTGCCTAAGCTCGCCGCCGATGTCGAAGCCTTCCTCGCCATCGCTCCGCTTTCCTGGGCCGATGCCGACAGTCTGCTGCTCGGCCACACCATCAACGTCTACAACCACCTGATGACGCGGGTCGACCCCAAGGCCATTGAAGCGATGATCGAAGAAAACAAGCAAAGCCTGGCACCGGCAGCAGCCGAAGCCGCCGCCCCCACGCTCGACTACGAAGTGCCGCCGATTGCCGATACCATCAGCATCGATGACTTCATGAAAATCGACCTGCGCGTGGCGAAAATCGTCGAGGCCAAGGCGGTTGAGGGCGCCGACAAGCTGGTGTCGCTCATGCTCGATATCGGCACGGAAACGCGCCATGTATTCGCCGGCATCAAATCCGCCTACAAGCCCGAAGAGCTGCAGGGCCGGCTGACCGTGATGGTGGCCAACCTCGCGCCGCGCAAGATGAAGTTCGGCATGAGCGAGGGCATGGTGCTTGCCGCCGGCGGTGATGGCGGGCTCTACATCCTCAATCCGGACAGCGGTGCCAAGCCCGGCATGCGGGTGAAGTAA
- a CDS encoding CoA pyrophosphatase — protein MIPSLGSAQDWCDWLTAKLEAAPRFDQADWHGLSAATPAAVLIAVVPHEAGAKVIFTERAAHLAQHAGQISFPGGRMEADDVDAAAAALREANEEIGLPLASATVVGQLGAYVTISGYRVTPVVAVVEPGVEYVSDPGEVAAVFELPMAWLMQPARYERRLIERGGVRGASHFIECEGRTVWGATAGMLLMLATALGATGSPRDLAS, from the coding sequence ATGATCCCATCGCTCGGCAGCGCGCAGGACTGGTGCGATTGGCTGACTGCCAAGCTGGAAGCAGCGCCGCGTTTCGATCAGGCGGACTGGCATGGCCTCAGTGCGGCTACGCCGGCTGCAGTGTTGATCGCCGTTGTGCCGCACGAGGCGGGTGCCAAGGTGATCTTCACCGAACGCGCCGCCCATCTGGCGCAGCATGCCGGGCAGATCAGCTTTCCCGGCGGCCGGATGGAAGCGGATGACGTTGATGCCGCAGCGGCTGCCTTGCGTGAGGCGAACGAAGAAATCGGCCTGCCCTTGGCGTCGGCCACCGTGGTCGGCCAGCTTGGCGCTTATGTGACCATCAGTGGCTATCGCGTCACCCCGGTGGTGGCAGTGGTGGAGCCGGGGGTCGAGTACGTGAGCGATCCGGGCGAGGTCGCGGCGGTGTTCGAGCTGCCAATGGCCTGGTTGATGCAACCGGCGCGCTACGAGCGCCGCCTGATTGAGCGTGGCGGGGTACGCGGCGCTTCGCACTTCATCGAGTGCGAGGGGCGCACCGTGTGGGGTGCGACTGCCGGGATGCTGCTGATGCTGGCGACCGCGCTCGGCGCCACCGGTTCGCCACGCGATCTGGCCAGCTGA
- a CDS encoding branched-chain amino acid ABC transporter substrate-binding protein: protein MSIARYSMIAAAVLALAACGKQQPAEQSAASSPASTPAAESSSGGGDTVKIGHAAPLTGNIAHLGKDNEYGVKMAIDEINEAGGADIGGKKIKFELVSEDDQADPKTATTVAQRFVDQKVVGVVGHLNSGTTIPASKLYSDAGIPQVSPSATAVAYTAQGFKTAFRVMANDAQQGKVLGEYAVQKLGAKKVAIVDDRTAYGQGLADEFEKAAKAAGAEIVKREFTTNQETDFNAILTSIKGAKPDLIFYGGMDAQAAPLKKQAKKLGIAAKVMGGDGTQTPEFIKLAGPDAEGQISSSPGQAKEDMPGGKEFLSKFKEKFGVEVQLYAPYCYDAVKVLVEAMKKAGSTDPAKYLPELAKTDYQGVTGKINFDEKGDVKNGAITIYTVKGGKWEVLEVVGGGAAQ, encoded by the coding sequence ATGAGCATTGCGCGTTACAGCATGATTGCGGCCGCCGTCCTGGCACTGGCCGCCTGCGGCAAACAACAGCCGGCCGAACAATCGGCCGCCTCCAGCCCTGCCTCGACGCCTGCGGCTGAATCCAGCAGCGGTGGCGGCGATACCGTCAAGATCGGTCACGCAGCACCGCTGACCGGCAACATCGCCCACCTCGGCAAGGACAACGAGTACGGCGTGAAGATGGCGATCGACGAGATCAACGAAGCCGGCGGCGCCGACATCGGCGGCAAGAAGATCAAGTTCGAGCTGGTGTCGGAAGACGACCAGGCCGATCCGAAGACTGCCACCACCGTGGCCCAGCGCTTCGTCGACCAGAAGGTTGTCGGCGTGGTCGGTCACCTGAACTCGGGCACCACCATTCCGGCCTCCAAGCTGTATTCCGACGCCGGCATCCCGCAGGTATCGCCGTCGGCCACCGCCGTCGCCTATACCGCCCAGGGCTTCAAGACCGCCTTCCGCGTGATGGCCAACGATGCGCAACAGGGCAAGGTGCTCGGCGAGTACGCCGTGCAGAAGCTCGGTGCCAAGAAGGTTGCCATCGTTGATGACCGTACCGCCTACGGTCAGGGCCTGGCCGACGAATTCGAGAAAGCCGCCAAGGCGGCCGGTGCCGAAATCGTCAAGCGCGAGTTCACCACCAACCAGGAAACCGACTTCAACGCGATCCTGACCAGCATCAAGGGCGCCAAGCCGGACCTGATTTTCTACGGCGGCATGGATGCACAGGCAGCTCCGCTGAAGAAGCAGGCCAAGAAGCTGGGCATCGCCGCCAAGGTGATGGGCGGTGACGGCACCCAGACGCCGGAATTCATCAAGCTGGCCGGTCCCGATGCCGAAGGCCAGATCTCGTCGAGCCCGGGCCAAGCCAAGGAAGACATGCCGGGCGGCAAGGAATTCCTGAGCAAGTTCAAGGAAAAGTTCGGCGTGGAAGTCCAGCTCTACGCACCGTACTGCTATGACGCGGTCAAGGTGCTGGTCGAAGCCATGAAGAAGGCAGGCTCGACCGATCCGGCCAAGTACCTGCCGGAACTGGCGAAGACCGACTACCAAGGCGTCACTGGCAAGATCAACTTCGACGAGAAGGGTGACGTGAAGAACGGCGCCATCACGATCTACACCGTCAAGGGCGGCAAGTGGGAAGTGCTGGAAGTCGTAGGCGGCGGCGCAGCCCAGTAA
- a CDS encoding sensor histidine kinase has protein sequence MHSIRARLNLLLITIVVLVLGASGTYSYWQGHDTLYREAALQEAALRQRLATVLPAIVWNFDDKQLENVLNAELQWPNLVEIAVHADGEALSARRKPDASQVGPEQTLALQFEGRRIGEVRYRLSNAQIEQRLRVLVWRKLVEIALLAAILVAVLMRTFNSILLRPLAALRSALDRSADQRQFSLDDLAPVLQRQDELAALGHSVNRITQRLTSELDERKLAEEAIRRAKHNVDEAYTKLQATQASLVQAEKMASLGGLVAGVAHEINTPVGVILTSASVLSEETQHFRQQLDAGAVKKSDLVAYCDNAGESAKLILGNAERAAALIQSFKRVAVDQTSEARREYELQHYLHEVVTSLTPSLKRRPIRITVDCPEQVTMDGYPGALSQVLTNLLTNVLAHAFQGDDAGDVLIVAQHEAGTINLTFSDNGRGIPPEHLPKVFDPFFTTSRAQGGSGLGLHLVYNLVTQTLGGNIIVRSEPGVGTTFFITLPQVAPRR, from the coding sequence ATGCACAGCATTCGCGCCCGCCTCAATCTCCTGCTCATCACCATCGTCGTGCTGGTGCTCGGCGCATCGGGCACTTACAGCTACTGGCAGGGACACGACACGCTGTATCGCGAGGCTGCGCTGCAGGAGGCTGCGTTGCGCCAGCGCCTCGCCACCGTGCTGCCGGCCATTGTCTGGAACTTCGACGACAAGCAGCTGGAAAACGTGCTCAATGCCGAGCTGCAATGGCCCAACCTCGTCGAGATCGCGGTCCATGCCGATGGCGAAGCGCTGTCGGCGCGCCGCAAACCCGATGCGAGCCAGGTCGGACCTGAACAGACGCTGGCGCTGCAGTTCGAAGGGCGTCGCATCGGCGAGGTGCGCTACCGGCTCTCCAATGCCCAGATCGAACAGCGGCTGCGCGTGCTGGTATGGCGCAAGCTGGTGGAGATCGCGTTGCTCGCCGCCATCCTCGTTGCCGTGCTGATGCGCACCTTCAACAGCATCCTGTTGCGGCCGCTGGCGGCGCTGCGCAGCGCGCTTGATCGCTCGGCGGACCAGCGCCAATTCTCGCTCGACGACCTGGCGCCGGTACTGCAGCGGCAGGACGAGCTCGCCGCGCTGGGCCATAGCGTCAATCGCATCACGCAACGTCTGACCAGCGAGCTGGACGAGCGCAAGCTCGCCGAAGAAGCCATCCGCCGCGCCAAGCACAATGTGGACGAAGCCTATACCAAGCTGCAGGCCACCCAGGCCAGCCTGGTCCAGGCAGAGAAGATGGCCTCGCTGGGCGGTCTGGTCGCCGGCGTGGCGCACGAGATCAATACCCCGGTCGGAGTGATCCTCACCAGTGCTTCGGTACTGAGCGAGGAAACGCAGCACTTTCGCCAGCAACTCGATGCCGGTGCAGTGAAGAAGTCCGACCTCGTTGCCTATTGCGACAATGCAGGCGAAAGCGCCAAGCTGATCCTCGGCAACGCCGAACGCGCTGCCGCGCTGATCCAGAGCTTCAAACGGGTGGCCGTCGACCAGACCTCGGAAGCCCGGCGCGAATACGAGCTGCAGCATTACCTGCACGAAGTGGTCACCAGCCTCACGCCATCGTTGAAACGCCGCCCCATCCGCATCACCGTCGATTGCCCCGAACAGGTGACCATGGATGGCTACCCCGGCGCACTGTCGCAGGTGTTGACCAACCTGCTGACCAATGTACTGGCGCATGCGTTCCAGGGCGACGACGCCGGCGATGTGCTGATCGTGGCGCAGCACGAGGCCGGGACCATCAACCTGACCTTCAGCGACAACGGCCGCGGTATCCCGCCCGAGCACCTGCCCAAGGTGTTCGATCCCTTTTTCACCACCAGCCGCGCCCAGGGCGGCAGCGGCCTGGGATTGCACCTGGTGTACAACCTCGTCACCCAGACCCTGGGCGGCAACATCATCGTGCGCAGCGAACCCGGCGTCGGCACCACCTTCTTCATCACGCTGCCGCAGGTGGCGCCGCGGCGATGA
- a CDS encoding energy-coupling factor ABC transporter permease, translating to MNPVAAHFPADWLALGWLLAGLGLVQTAWHVPWLALRQSQLTAWFGATVAVLALWQLKAEVHPGLAFHLLGTSALTLIAGPHAAKLGMAVVLAAEAAQGHGDWASLGLAWLLVGLLPSWLTCCLLTWAQRHLPANYFVYVFFNCFAAAALSMWAVGLASCLLLAMAGAYATDFLFTEQLPYYFLMGWPEAFTTGIHLTLLVVYRPEWVATFDDRFYLARK from the coding sequence ATGAATCCGGTTGCGGCGCACTTCCCGGCCGACTGGCTGGCACTGGGCTGGCTGCTTGCCGGGCTTGGGCTGGTGCAGACGGCGTGGCACGTGCCGTGGCTGGCGTTGCGCCAATCGCAGCTGACCGCGTGGTTCGGCGCCACTGTGGCCGTGCTGGCATTGTGGCAGCTCAAGGCGGAAGTCCATCCTGGCCTGGCTTTTCATTTACTGGGTACCAGCGCGCTGACACTGATCGCCGGCCCGCATGCCGCCAAGCTCGGCATGGCCGTGGTGCTCGCGGCCGAGGCTGCGCAGGGCCATGGCGATTGGGCCAGCCTGGGCTTGGCGTGGCTGCTGGTCGGCCTGCTGCCGAGCTGGCTCACCTGCTGCCTGCTGACGTGGGCGCAGCGCCACCTCCCCGCCAACTACTTCGTCTACGTGTTCTTCAACTGTTTTGCCGCCGCCGCACTGTCGATGTGGGCCGTCGGACTGGCAAGCTGTCTGCTGCTGGCCATGGCTGGCGCCTACGCAACGGATTTCCTCTTCACCGAACAGCTACCCTACTACTTTCTGATGGGCTGGCCGGAAGCCTTCACCACCGGCATCCATCTCACATTGCTGGTGGTCTACCGCCCCGAGTGGGTGGCCACTTTCGACGACCGCTTCTACCTCGCGCGTAAATAA
- a CDS encoding alpha/beta hydrolase — MTQPRKAPTFTPVDIAGPAGRLECLRLDSALDTVRGIALVAHPNPLEGGSFTNKIVHTLAKTLSRLGYVAYCPNLRGVGQSEGQHSRGEHEPDDMAAVLAHTRAEHPQASAVVLAGFSFGTLVQSRLRQRLANDEVEAMVLVGPAVSRYDFPQVPADTLVIHGEEDEVVSLTAVLDWARPQQLPVVVVPGVGHFFHGRLTQLAQLVERHWAGLPG, encoded by the coding sequence ATGACCCAGCCGCGCAAGGCGCCTACCTTCACCCCCGTCGACATCGCCGGCCCGGCCGGTCGGCTGGAGTGCCTGCGGCTCGATTCCGCCCTGGACACGGTGCGCGGCATCGCCCTCGTCGCCCATCCCAACCCGCTGGAAGGCGGCAGCTTCACCAACAAGATCGTTCACACGCTGGCCAAGACGCTGTCGCGGCTCGGCTACGTCGCCTATTGCCCCAACCTGCGTGGCGTGGGCCAATCGGAAGGCCAACACAGCCGTGGCGAGCACGAGCCGGACGACATGGCCGCCGTGCTGGCCCATACCCGGGCCGAACATCCGCAAGCCAGCGCGGTGGTGCTGGCGGGGTTTTCATTCGGCACGCTGGTGCAGAGCCGGCTACGCCAGCGGTTGGCAAACGACGAGGTCGAGGCCATGGTGCTGGTCGGCCCGGCCGTCAGCCGCTACGACTTCCCGCAGGTTCCGGCCGATACGCTGGTGATCCATGGCGAGGAAGACGAAGTGGTATCGCTTACCGCCGTGCTGGACTGGGCCCGCCCACAGCAGCTGCCGGTGGTCGTGGTGCCCGGTGTCGGCCACTTCTTCCACGGCCGGTTGACCCAGCTCGCTCAGCTAGTCGAACGCCACTGGGCCGGTCTGCCGGGCTGA
- a CDS encoding DUF3096 domain-containing protein — protein sequence MYVAIGPLVSLIAGVLILVMPRLLNYIIAVYLIIIGIVGLFGAR from the coding sequence ATGTACGTTGCCATCGGCCCATTGGTTTCGTTGATCGCCGGCGTCCTTATCCTCGTGATGCCGCGCCTGCTCAACTACATCATCGCCGTCTACTTGATCATCATCGGCATTGTTGGCCTGTTCGGCGCACGCTGA